In Nicotiana tabacum cultivar K326 chromosome 19, ASM71507v2, whole genome shotgun sequence, one DNA window encodes the following:
- the LOC107827616 gene encoding uncharacterized protein LOC107827616, producing MAKRSQRATLRYEKDRAGCIWGLISIFDFRHGRTTRKLLSDRKRGSKPAVDSACSSSIQELPDPTDNRLNIEDNEESEVAVPDPKTSVKELMEEEMVNEQSLKIQGNGSEINAEEFSSQKSWRARKNSRRTRRPSNTHFHDLDDDGNLRSEAPYHQDSGGKALDDLDIVMEELRQIHQKSRKFVEVRQDLHNDHNKQSEQTHPVVEEKVNAAIEVFINQRSRNNTQLGEDNKTLQSKEFMDALQTLSSNKEFILTLLQDPNSRLLKQIGSLEDAQFEEKQKPNLIPESNMSKENRVHAKTDDVINHKQRKFFRRRSKSQEIYPPMEDETPRPSSKIVILKPGPAGLQSPSAQTNANAPVHSQYAEKRTMPGERNTSQFSFTEIKRKLKHAMGKDRHGISHEGTIRRFPSEQLKWNNSERGISGEHLGWSSPNRDHFYTEKFAKSPLGIKRGDKIVKSKGVEAVSPTEASDFPRPGMSNIYIEAKKHLVEMLDIEDETTTVSSGQLPKSLGKILSFPEYNSSPSCSPRENSKDSMLPSQMRESLTDPIQGTNDDRLQHVREDLVMGPSPSTQDLGIESSCSDKYPNECTNVEVPCENGNTVDEDVASTGHTSPKGDLTEETIKNRGLEEGVVLSALSELGSSPIDRDIRIDGDATNAVDDGSSAQGFELSFNCLQEDPSGKDQTLSSPPVSPARSSSPRKAEDPNSVVDRMERPSPVSVLEPLFVEDDVSPSSTICRPVDTEIQPRKIHFEEPVSSISEQVCPTVCFENEESAFEYVEAVLLGSGLNWDDLLLRWLSSDQVLDPSLFDEVELFSSRSSHDQKLLFDCANEVLKAVCDRYFGCHSGVSLGKHNIRPVPKGMDLINEVWEGVEWYLLQYSTPHSLDQLVKKDMERSGTWMDLRLDLGHIGVEMEEIILEELVEDTILSISSDTLECEEVILFPAKSEIDSSMD from the exons ATGGCAAAGAGATCACAGCGAGCCACTCTGAGATATGAGAAGGATCGAGCGGGTTGCATTTGGGGTTTAATTAGCATCTTTGATTTTCGTCATGGTCGAACCACTAGAAAGTTACTCTCAGATAGAAAGCGAGGAAGCAAACCAGCTGTTG ATTCTGCTTGTTCAAGCTCTATACAGGAATTACCAGATCCCACTGACAATAGACTGAATATTGAG GATAATGAAGAAAGTGAGGTAGCAGTACCTGATCCTAAAACAAGTGTAAAGGAGCTGATGGAAGAAGAAATGGTGAATGAGCAAAGCCTGAAAATTCAGGGTAATGGCTCTGAAATAAATGCAGAAGAGTTTAGTTCACAAAAATCATGGCGTGCAAGAAAGAACAGCAGGCGAACACGCAGACCAAGTAATACGCACTTTCATGATTTAGATGATGATGGAAATTTGAGGTCTGAAGCACCTTATCATCAAGATTCCGGAGGGAAGGCCCTCGATGATCTGGACATTGTAATGGAAGAGCTCCGCCAGATTCATCAGAAAAGTCGTAAGTTTGTCGAGGTCCGCCAAGATTTACATAATGATCATAACAAGCAGTCAGAGCAGACTCACCCAGTTGTCGAAGAAAAGGTAAATGCAGCGATTGAGGTGTTTATAAATCAGAGATCAAGAAACAATACACAATTGGGAGAAGATAACAAGACTCTCCAATCAAAAGAGTTTATGGATGCTCTGCAGACACTAAGCTCAAATAAGGAATTTATCTTGACACTCCTACAAGATCCAAATTCAAGGCTGTTAAAGCAAATTGGAAGTTTGGAGGATGCTCAGTTTGAGGAAAAGCAGAAACCTAACTTGATTCCAGAATCTAATATGTCAAAGGAAAACCGAGTTCATGCAAAAACAGATGACGTCATAAACCACAAACAACGCAAATTTTTCAGGAGGAGGAGCAAGTCTCAAGAAATTTACCCCCCAATGGAAGATGAGACACCCCGACCTTCAAGTAAAATCGTTATTTTGAAGCCTGGACCAGCGGGCTTGCAATCACCTAGTGCTCAAACCAATGCTAACGCTCCAGTGCACTCACAATACGCAGAGAAACGTACAATGCCGGGTGAGAGAAACACATCCCAGTTCTCATTCacagaaattaaaagaaaactcaaGCATGCAATGGGAAAGGATCGTCATGGGATCTCTCATGAAGGAACCATCCGCAGATTTCCATCTGAGCAGCTGAAGTGGAATAACAGTGAAAGAGGGATCTCTGGAGAACATTTAGGATGGAGTTCTCCTAATAGAGACCATTTTTATACTGAAAAATTTGCTAAATCTCCTCTGGGCATCAAGAGAGGGGATAAGATAGTCAAGTCGAAAGGTGTTGAAGCAGTCTCACCGACTGAGGCATCTGATTTTCCCAGGCCAGGAATGTCCAACATCTACATCGAGGCAAAGAAGCACCTTGTGGAGATGCTAGACATTGAAGATGAGACAACAACTGTGAGTAGTGGACAATTGCCTAAATCCTTGGGGAAGATACTTTCATTTCCCGAGTATAACAGTTCACCTAGCTGCAGTCCGAGAGAAAACAGCAAGGATAGTATGCTACCTTCCCAAATGAGGGAGTCTCTTACTGACCCTATACAAGGAACCAATGATGACAGACTTCAGCATGTACGAGAAGACCTCGTTATGGGTCCAAGTCCATCCACCCAAGATTTAGGGATAGAATCTAGCTGTTCTGACAAGTATCCTAATGAGTGCACCAATGTAGAGGTTCCATGTGAAAATGGGAACACAGTGGATGAAGACGTGGCTTCAACTGGTCATACAAGTCCTAAAG gagatctaactgaagaaactatCAAAAACAGAGGCCTGGAAGAAGGTGTAGTATTGAGTGCTCTTTCTGAATTAGGTAGCTCTCCAATTGACAGAGACATCCGAATTGATGGTGATGCTACCAACGCAGTGGATGATGGAAGTTCTGCTCAGGGATTTGAATTGTCATTTAACTGCTTACAAGAA GATCCATCTGGGAAGGATCAAACTCTATCTTCTCCACCAGTTTCACCTGCACGCTCTTCAAGCCCTAGGAAAGCTGAAGATCCTAACAGTGTAGTTGATAGAATGGAGCGACCTAGTCCCGTCTCAGTGCTTGAGCCATTATTTGTGGAGGATGATGTCAGTCCTTCCAGCACTATATGCCGACCAG TTGATACAGAAATTCAACCACGGAAAATCCATTTTGAAGAACCAGTGTCTTCCATCAGTGAACAAGTGTGTCCAACAGTTTGTTTCGAAAATGAAGAATCCGCTTTTGAATACGTAGAAGCTGTTCTTCTAGGTTCAGGATTAAATTGGGATGATCTTCTCCTGAGGTGGCTTTCGTCTGACCAGGTTCTTGACCCATCGTTATTTGACGAGGTAGAGTTATTTTCAAGCCGATCTTCTCATGATCAAAAGCTCCTTTTTGATTGTGCAAATGAAGTTCTTAAGGCAGTCTGTGACCGCTATTTTGGCTGTCACTCCGGAGTGTCACTCGGTAAACATAACATTCGACCTGTTCCAAAAGGGATGGACCTGATAAACGAAGTATGGGAAGGAGTAGAATGGTATCTTCTCCAGTATTCAACTCCTCATTCTTTGGACCAGCTTGTCAAAAAAGACATGGAAAGATCAGGGACATGGATGGATCTCCGGTTGGATCTTGGACATATCGGTGTTGAGATGGAGGAGATTATTCTGGAAGAGTTGGTGGAGGATACAATTTTGAGCATATCTAGTGATACTTTGGAGTGTGAAGAAGTTATTCTCTTCCCAGCCAAGAGTGAAATTGACAGTAGCATGGACTAG